The nucleotide sequence TGGAGTGAAAGCAGTAAGAACTTTTGCAGAAATGGAAGCAACAGGTGTCCTTCCTGATCATCTTGCTTTCCTTGCTGTCATATTTTCTTGTAGCCATTCAGGTTTAGTAGAAGAAGGTCTGGCTTACTTCAACCGGATGAAGAACTACAAACTTGAACCTAGGATCGAACACTTTGCTTGTGTAGTTGACCTCCTCTCACGGTGTGGCTTATTAGCTCAAGCAGAGGACTTTATCCATTCAATGCCAATGAAGGCAGATGCGAGTATATGGGGATCTTTACTTAGTGCTTGTCGAGCTAGTGGAGATACAGATATAGTTGCACGTGTCTCAGAACAGATAATTCAATTGAATTCTAATGATACGGGGTATCATGTTTTGGTCTCAAATGCATATGCAGCTTTAGGGAAGTGGGATCAAGTGAGAAGAATCCGGAAATGCATGCAAGCTAAAGGACTCACAAAAGATCCTGGATTTAGCTGGATGGAGATTCAAAAGAATGGCTGAGGATAGTCCCTCTTAAAATTATATAGAGGTCAAAACGTTTGTCGGGGCTACATTTGGGTTTGTTGGGAAAGGAAGATTATGCTGATTTGCAACTTCTCCCACCATGACTTCGGAGATGGATGAGAAAAAAGACGTGATATATTAGAAAAGGGGAGGACTTGCCATGGAAGGTAATGACTGATGAATAACCCTTTGGCTTTGTGGGAAACTTTTgcatttctttccttttccaaATCTTTCTTTTGTATGTTCATCGAATTAGCAAATCTGAAAACTTCAAAGTACATTTCTCCCGCGTAGAAGACTCATATGAACAAACGCTATTTAAGAATGAGATAttgcatttttatattttcatgttCCTTAATGTTGATGGTATCTTGTTGAATGCTGTATAAGCTTTAGGTTCATCAGTTATGCTTCTACGATAATAAAGCCTGATTTACACTTGTctctcttttgttttaatttacatAGCATCATTAAGTCTGCTTTTTGTCTCACCATATGGCTCCATATGGTGTAGGTCCAATGCCCGAAGGAGAGGGTTCTGAATTTAGAGCAGACACGAATTCACTGATCCGAGGTTAGATTGTCCTTTTCAAGAGATTTTCGTTTCTTTTTCTTGCTTATTCATAGATTTGGTTGCGcacatttaacaaaaaaagttCTTAATTCTaactaataattaatttaacgATTTTGATTTATTGTGTAAATTTTGGCTTATGTACGATTCAAGAGATTACAATTTTAAATTGCAAGATTTggtatggtttttttttttttatctgttgCACAATGTGTGGCTTCTGTTTTGAAAATATTAAGGATTACTGCTTTCCTTCAATAAACAGAACTTTGAAAATTCATCTTGTTTATTTATCAAGTGGCTCTGATTGCAGAGGCAACACGAGGATGTGTGGCTCGCAGATAATGTGAAATTCTCGAGAGGATTTATGCGATTCTCGGGTCCAGGCATCCATATGAACAATCTCTCCAGCTCATCTCTACGGAGGCTAAAAAAGTTCCATATGAAGCAGCCTCTGTCAAACGTTCTTTTTTATTCCAATTTCACCGATGGTCAGtttttctttcctatttctGCAAGTTGTGCTATCATGTAATCATTCCCCAAAACTATAGCTGCAAGTTTTCCTTTCTATTCTGCAGAAGCAGAAGTTGTGAATCCCCCAGCCAATCGGCTGCTGCATGGAGAGCATGTTGCGGCTGAGAGGGATGAGGACGATACACCACCCGTGAAAAGGAAGAAATCcaaggaaaagaaaggaagCAAGACGGAAGCTAAAGAAAAAACTGGAAACGGGGAACGGGGAACCTTGTCAAGATAATGAGCAGCATATTGTAGCCGAGAGAGATGAGGGCGAAACTCCACCCTTGAAAAGGAAGAAATCcaaggaaaagaaaggaagCAAGAAGGAAGCTAAAGCAAAAAGTGGAAACAATGAAGCTTGTGATGAAGATGGAGGCAAGAAACTGAAATCCAAAAAAAGTAGCAAAAGGTTAAAACGGGCAGATGTTGATGACTTATCGTGATCCCGACGGGGCCAAAAGGATGGAGCATATGCTCAAGCAACCGGGCAGAGACCCAGGGCCAAACATGCCGATGGGGAAAGGCAATTGCTCCCTGACAAATTTTTGATAGGAAAACTTAAGCAACATTGTAAATTGTCTCTTTCGGAAATCGGATAGCTGTGCTATTTAATCAGATTGGTGTTGAACTGAAAGTGAAATCAGTATTTGTAATCCAACGAGCATCCTCCCCAAACTCGTTCCAGATTCACCTCTTCTACACAATTGACGAAAAACTAACATTTACGAACAAAAAGAAGTGCGTGACATTGAATGAAAATGGATGACAAGCGAACTTGTTCTGCTGAGATTGATAGCTCAGTTGATATCAAAAGCAAATTCTATCGCCTTAACCCAAGATCAACACTGTTTTCGGTAAAATTCGCAACTAAAACAATGAACCAGCAGGGAATGAAAAGAAGTAGCACGTTACTCGGTTACAGCTTCATCTTTCTTCGGGGCTAAGTACCTATGACAAATTGCACGATTAAATGTTTTCAGCTCACTCACTTTGACAAAGGTCAGTTATGAAAACCGACAACTCAACTAAATTTACTATTTACTTTTAGTTTTCTGAAATTGTTGCTGAAAACAGATCGCTTACCCCTGACCCCTCGCCCAGCGAGAGAGCTGATAGAGTTGGACAGTCTCATTTGAGACATGGCATGCCAAAAGCAGATAGTTGCGAGGCTGTACCATCCACGCGAATCTCATAAACAATGCTGAATAAATGCACATTGCTGCAGAAACAGATTCAAAACACGGTTATAATCCTGCCACATAGTATATACTAAAACTAATTTACATCCTTCATATACATTTATATTGGACCTGCTGTCATATTGCCAGAAATCATTTCTGGAGGTTTGTTCATATCCGCCAATCCCTGTTAAATCAAACGCGAATCTCAGACTACTGCAGAGCCTGAGATTGCAGACACAAGTGGAAAGCTtctaaaaaagttcaaaatttggCGGTAATGCCGTTGTTGACCGACAGTCTTGACAGCCATAGTTGAACACCCTGATGGTAAAACTGAATTCTTTTCAGCCATTAATCAGTTCAATTGGATGGCTAAGATTTTGCCGTTGTGGATTCCTTTTTTTTCCAGAAATCTGGCAACTCAACATTACTATTTTGGAAAGTCAGAGCTAAATTCTGAAGGTCGTAGGGTATAAAACCAGAACCAAGTCTTTGAAGTTCCGTATCTTGACCCAATGTCAGGAAACCTTCTTATTTGAATCTTCTCCTTCTACGGTCTACCTTATCACTCTTTTTCGCGATCCAAATTACAATGTTGCTTGACGATCAAAACTGTCTATTTTGTAAGCTAACCTTTAATGATCAACTTAGCAAAAACACTTTTTATGCTAGGGAACTTATCAAGTAACTGAGAGTATTCATCTTAGCAACTGAGGTAATCCGTTCGATATCACTTGTTTAAGACAAATAAATCTTTTATTCAAATTGTTAATACTATAATTAACAATtccattaaaaataatataccaTCATTAAGAAATGAATATATTATGCAaggtttcaacaaaaaaaaaaatagattatGCAAGGAGCATATCTCaagtaattaaaaacatttttttccgTAATCGAAGTCCTTTGTTTGGGTAATATCACTTgaataaaaccaacaaattttcattcaaattgttagaagtctatttgacatattcCTACCTTCGATAGTAAATAGAAGTGCATTTGACATATTCCTACATCCTATAttcttaataatttaaaaaaccCTAGCCGTCTAGAGAAAAACTAAAGGAAAAATTCTTTGCCGCCAACTCCTGTCTTTGGCTTTGGTGTCGGCGTCAATCTACTTAAAAATCATTCTTCAGCTCTTCTTTCTCACTTTTCGTTACTTTATTTGGTTTTGAATTGTCATCGTGAAAATATTGTAATCACTGTGATAATCGTCGTCTTTTGACACACGTACACAGTTCGCATAAGCCTTTGATCCAGTTATCACCGCAGATATGAGGTTGAAGCGGGAATCCATGGAAGATGTCGAATTGTGTTGGGATTGAGTTTAGTCGGTACGACACTTTGGGTTTAGCCGGTGTAGTAGTATGCCTTTCGGATGTTCGAAGGATGTGGAGTGGCGAcatgattttatctttttattttgtttctatttaaTAATTTATAGGAATTGTCTTAAgagtttggtttgatttctcTCTATAGGAGAGTTTGCTAGTTTGATTGCTCTTTATAAGAGAGGcttaattttaagttttcatTTTGGTGTGCTACCCTTTGTGATCTATGTCTGATGGGCGGAGttgtttgatttgttggatCTACTACTCATTTGGTGTTCTGCGATTGTGATGGTGATCAGGTGCTGCAATAGACCCATGGGCATTGTGCTTCCTATTCCAATTTTATGGTTTGAGATTTTGTTCTCACATGATCTACTTGTAACATGAAGTCTAACGGTTTATTGATTTATGTAATCGTGCGGCTCCCTATGAGCTCGAAAGAGTGCTCAATGTCTACTCATTTCTTTGCGATCAATATGCATTATTGTACTATTTTAGATCTAGTTTGCAAAGACCCTTTTGAGGCCAGAGTTCTTCATGATATGTATTTGTAATGCCCTTTTATCAATAAATGAATATCGtactcataaaaaataaataaacataacgTCAAAATGTTCTACAGTCTCCATGCAAAACCCACCAATTTTTATTCCGAATTGTTCTCAGTTCACTACATAAAATCTTGAGCAAAGCTACCAAAACCAACATTACAAAAGCCTGCTAGACAGATGATCCCAGACACCAATATACATTTCATTTTTACAGGAAGGGACATGAAGCTTTCAGTTCGTCCAATACGCTACAAGGATGTCAACTCATACTTCCAAATACGGCAGCAAAATGAGCCCATCGCGCGCTATGCATGGGCACAAGTACGAGAAGCATGTTCAGTTTCGCAGGATTGGAAAAGCTCAAATTCCCTTACTCATCCGTAATAAATAGAGAGCATGTTTAAGTCGAGAAGCTAGCGTCCATAAATAGAAATTAAGGCGAACCAGACACCCCGGGGAAGAGTTCCGATATCTTATTGAAAACATCCATAACCTGAGACAACAGAAAGCAGGAAAATGTCATTACATTAATACATAATATACTCATAACAGCAATCAACGCCATATCCCAGCCTGATAAAACCACATAATGCCCTCTGAAGTACATTGTTTATCCCAAAACATGATCACTCAAACATTAATTTACTTAAGGCATGCTGCGTAAAAACCATTTTCCATCGATTCTCAACAAAAACAGATAAGAACAGATACTACCGCTTGATCTACATCAAAATATCCCAttgtattattaaaaaattgtaCTGTTCCACAGTTGTATAGATCACTCATGCATATTTTGGTGGGCTTTTtgctaatattttatattacttacTGAAATATTGCCTAATGAATTTGTATCTCAACAAATTAACCAACAGTGTATGCTCATATGACGTCTCATGGAAGAAATTTATTGATCTAAATAAAAGTCTTAATAAAGTACTTCTACGACATATCCAAAAGCTCTTAATTACATTCTGTTAGATAGATATTATCCAGTTAAAGTTATGAGGAAGAAGAGAACAGAAAATACTGGATAATAATCCTATAAATCGTTACCGATAGGATAAATTATAATATAAGAAAGGTAATAAATAATAAGCACAACTAGAAACCACATAATTAGGCAAATCAGAAATCATAGTTGAAGTAAAGAAGTTCTAACGTACCTCCTTATCGTTTTGATATTTTGCAATGCTCAGTGGGTTCTGTGAACACTGCAAAAGAAAGATAATAATTTAAGAGGTTTGGTATGTGCCatataagagtaatgttattacCTCCCACCATTCCCAGTTGCCCACCCACCCGGTTTTCCACCTTTACCAACTTTAAAAGTATTAACTTACTCTTTCCACCCCTACCATTCCCATAAAGTCTATTTCTTAACTTAGACCATGATACTGGTTAGGACTCTGCCGCATAGTGGGAGGACAGTCGGACTGACCTTCCAAAGAGTGAGGCCACCAATGGCCAGTAACCCTATAATTCTTCGCATTTTTATCTTCATATTTTGGCAAAACATGAGAATGATGGGCGttgaagcatcaacacgtacataaaatgggtgtggcagagatgagaatgcttcgttggatgtgtggacacacgagaaaggataagattaggaatgaggatatccgaggtaaagtagaAGTAGCCGAatttgaaggaaagatgagagaaaatcgttacggtggtttggacatgtgaaacgaaggccTACTGACGCTCCGGTTAGAATATGCGATTACAAGATAGAGGTTCATggccgaaggggtagaggaagacctaggaagactttggaagagactctaagaaaagacttaagaGTACTTGTATCTAACGAAAGACGTGGCACAGAACCAggcgcaatggcgttctaggattcatacagccgaccccatttagtgggaaaaggctttgttgttgttgttgttgtatattttggcaaaaaaatttgtgtttttaagcatcGTTCTTCAGCATAGTTTTACCCAAGGACAAAGTACGCGGATAAACAGAAATGTGGGTGACAAGTGACATTCTAAATTAAACCCAAGTACATTGCAAATACATACATCCATGATTGCTGCTTGAACTCTTGGGTTTTGAAATGCCATAGCAACTTCAGGATTGGccattatttttgaaattactTCCTCAGGTGAAAGCCCTATTTGGTCTgcaaaatataaacatagaagaattaaagaaaatacATGCTGCATGAATTATTTGTTCTCCTTAAGCTTTTACACCAAGATTTCCCACACCATGGGAGAAAAATAAATCTACTCTCATGTTTTTCAGCCAGATTATCTTCTTAAATGAGAGGGAAATTGTTTTGAAGCCAATGAGTGCcggaaaaatttataaatatcaaCATATTAAGGAAAGTCATTAAAAATGGTGTTGAAAGTGAAGAACAGCTCGAAACATGAAATTAAGTTTTACATCAATTGAAACCCAAAGAAAGCATACACAATTGAGAACTGAGAACAtttcaaaaggaaaaataaaataataagaaacgaacaaataataaaaagttcAAGAATGATGTAAATGACTCAATCTTAAACTTGGTTTATGCTAAAATTATCCAATCAACCTAGTCACTAATACATAATTCTACCAAGATGGAACTGATCTAACTTCCAGATTTATGGAATTATCAAATTTGATCAGGAAAATGAAGAAGTAGccagaaaattaaatttgtaattgaATGCCATTCACTAGAgcgattaaaatttaattagaatGTACTGAAATCCAACAAGACTTGGTACTTCACACTTACCAAACTGCTGCTTAACCTCAGGACTGCTAAGATCAAAATTTTTCAATGAATCCATCATACGATTGTCCCATTCACTGCTTCCTcccatattatttctgaaacaaACATCaagcatgaaaaagaaaagagaaattaaattgGACAAAGATTAGAATATCTTGTTTAACATAAGCATCACACTGGGTTTAGTGGACATTATTTCTTCTGTATTAATTCCACAGATACAAGGGTTCAAAATTCTGGAACATTACATCCTATAACATACTTGACTAAAAAAGCACGGTCGTTCAGATATACATGTAATTAAGATCACTGACTAAATCAACTCTCTTTTAAATTGAAGCAATGGTGTGTCAACTATGGTCAAAGTTTGTTACATGAAAGCCGACTTGATACAATTTCCGCTTCGTGAGAAATTAAAGTATCACAGGATGTCAGAACAAGCAATGCACATGCGCCCTATGACTTTAATTAGCCGACTTATGACTTTATTTCAGGCAAGTTAGTGCAGCTGTAGCAGATGTCAGAATGATTTTGCaccattatttttgttttctgtttcagTAAACATTAATCCACTTTTAAAAAATGGAGGGATTTGGTTGAGAATATgagaacaaaatcaaaatttgggTCAAACTTCAGAGACCAAAAATATTGTTTCGCTACATCAACATATAAAGCAAAAAATGCTCAGAGTACAAATATGAGAATAAAAGCTCCCAGCAATATCAAATGTAAATAGAGCCAAGACAAACAACTTACAGCATGTCCTCTAGCTGTTGGCGATACTGTGGATTTTGTAGCATCCCTATCAAATGATGACCATCATAATCAGACTAATGATCAAAAGCTACAGGTAAAGACTCAAGAGACACAAAATGAACTCAATGCCAACGAAAAAAGAAATGGAATGGTGGAAACAACCACCCACAAGTACACGTTATTACAACGAAAAAAAGAGtattaaaaaaagaaggaaaaggttCTAGGTAGATTTGAAAAGAAAGATCAGATATTATTAGATCAGCTACGACATAGGACAACATAAACATAGACATTTCTTCAAACAGGCATAGGACTGCTATTAGCCTTACCAGGTGTGAACATAACTATCAAAATGAAAACAATATTTATCGTTATGAGCCATATCAAGGCTAGAACTTAAATACCCATAATCTTAGGAAAAGCAAAGTTACTGAAGGATGGACTTACATTTGAAAGTGGTAGGATTCCTCATCTCCTCAGGTAAATAGCTACAAGGTTATGAAGAAAATTAATCTTTATTAGAAAAACATGTTATAGTTCATCTAGAGAAGTATGTTGATGTTAAGTCTAACATTCATGAGACggcatcaaattaaaaaaattcaaattgagGGGAGAGGGGAAGCAAGAATACCGACAACTGGAAGATTATTACAACATATGATGTAGACTTAAAAAGGAAACTCTTGAGATCACCTTTTATCATCAGATAAACATTCCAAGAAATGAATGAAAGGAATGAACAAGAAATTTGATAATGAAACTAAACGAGGTGAGGTCTTTGCCGAAGGACGACCATCTTCCTATGAAGGTTAAATTTTTTACTGATTCCTGAACAACAGACCAAAAactttttagtttaaattagtTAATAAGTTATCCTCGTCCAAATGACAGAACAGTTTTGACAAGCTTTAAAAATTAATTGGTAAAGGAATTTaataaccaaaaataaatatgttCAAGCTGGATTTAAATTGCATAcattgaaaatttgataaaatcttATTCCAACCCAATCAAAATACCAATTAATTTCCAAAATTCACAAAGGTATTTAAGTGATACGTGGCTAATTTGCTAGATTCAACCATGATGAGACACTAGAACAAAATCATTTTTCACAAGTAGCAAGCACATAGGATAAGAAGGTATATTACGGATAAACCATCTTCTGCACTGTCGGATCTTCCAACATTTTCTCCAACGCTTCCACTGACATCGCAGGCTTTGCTTTTCCTATCcattaataaacaaaaacataattaaGCTGTCTGATTGGATTCCAAAATGCAAATCGTAGCCACTTCAAGCCATATTGATTAGTTTACACAGTAATGCAATCAAGATTATTCATATCCATTTATGACACAGTTGTGCAATCCTCTCAGCTGGCAAAAGACTAAACGAATGTTTCCACATAAGTAAGCACTATCTTAACAGACCGATGCAACTGTTTAATTTAAATGGCATATTTTCGGTCAGTAGTTTCAGACAATTTCCTTGAGAGAGGTGTATCTATTagctatttatttttcaatttatctaTATACAAGTTTTGGTGTCAACATTGACAaacaaatgtataaaaaaattgtgCCTCATTCtaggtccttttttttttttttggggcagCCCTAATTTCCCAGGGTTGGGCCTTGCCTTTAGGTCAGGCCAGCCCAATCCTTGATCAGCTCCATGCATGAGTCTTTACATAACTAGAACTCTTGAACCATTATCCCATGTGGAGCAGGCGAAATTTAGCATAAGCAGTTCAATAGTCTTCAGATAAAGATGGTCTTTGTCACAACGAAGCAACCAAAAAAATTTGAGATTAAATCTATAGCAAAGCATGGGCTGGAATTCTGAGAGACTGCAAAAGTGTCAAATGACTCTTTACATACCAGTAGATTGGGAACTGGTGAAAGAATCTGCCCCCTGCTTAAAAGCAGCTCCATTTTGAGAAACCTTTATGAAGTTTGGAAATAGTTAAATTTGAACATTAACTAAAAACACATCATCTTGAGGAACACCAACAGTAGATACAGACTTCCACATCATTCTGGTTACCCTTAGATGAACTTACTTCAGAAACATCTTTGAAGCTACTTTCGAAAGGACTCTTCTGTTCTGTTTCTTCTGGAGTAACATCTACAAAAGCTGTGAGTAGAACATAAATTTAGCATCTTCAACAAGAACCTTTCATAAGAAAACATTTCATTGTCCAAATAAGACTATCTTGTAAAAAATCAGTAGAAGAATTGATGGCCTTAATTTGTTTTAGAAATTTTCAATCTATTCACTACAGTAAAAGCTTAAGGTATTGACAATATTCCTGTATGTGTTAATATAAATAAGACAGGTCATATGACCAACCACCACATTTGTATGCAGGCAACGCACAAACACCcacaatttcacaaaaataaacacATGCACGCATGCAGACATGAATGCACAAGCAGGATGCATATCACAAGCTCTGCAACGCTTGCAACTGCCTATGACATATCTAAGGCCTCTGTTGCAATTCAAGCCCCCAAGATCATTTCGAAAAAGATTTTGTGAGTTCAAACATCATGGAAATTGTTCTATGAATTGGGACATTGGCTTTCGAAGGAAGTTGCGTGATGTGGAATTAGACGAGTTGTCATCTTTCTTGACAAGTTTGAATCAGGCTCGCATTCACCCTTCAAGGGTTGACGCAAGAAATTGGATACTTGATTCTTCAGGAAGCTTCTCTGTTAAATCTTATTGCGATTTCCTAATGGTGCAGATAGGGTTTTCCAGGCTTATGGCCTGGTTTGGAATCTGAAGTACCTAATGAGTGAAGGTTTTTACTTAGTTAGTGGCTCATGGGAAGGTTAATACTTGTGACATGCTCCAAAAACGGAGACCTAGTTCATGTCTACAACCTGATTGGTGCGTTATATGCAAGAAAAGTTCAGAGTCAGTTGATCATTTGTTTCTTCACTGTCCGGTGGCTTTAAATCTATGGCTGAAGATGTTTAGGGAGTTTGGTATCAGTGGGTTTTACCCAGggatttttattcttttatggCAGAGAAACATAAATTATCGCGAAGGAGGAAGAAATCAATGTCTTATGGGGATGAATAATTTTAGCCATCTTTTGGGTCATTTGGATGGAAAGAAACAAGCTAACTTTTTAGACTACAAAGTCAGTGGAAGGGAGGATCTTTGGGATAAAGTTTGGTTATGATTATCTCTGTGGGCATCGGTAACTAGATTTGTCTTTTTTCAGAAATTTGGCGTAACTGGAACTATTAgttagttttgtgttgttttcatAGTTTCTAAGTGTTCAGGGAGATGTTGCTATTTATCCTGTTTTGTCTGTGCTCTTGCGGACTTCTTGTCCGCTCTTGCATTTCTATTGTTTCTTTGCAGTAAAAATTTGTTTCTTCCTAAGAAAAAACATCATTGCAATCACACATTTAGCCTTGATTGTTTGTCAATCATACTTTTTGAAAACCACCAATAAACAGCAATCTGCCTTGAAATCAGATCAGCTCTATTTATAATCAAATGGCGTCCATTTATTACTCCTAGCTGTGCAACAGAAACATCATACCATGGATtcatataaacaaaaataacacaACTACTAACATATTACAAGATAAGCCTTCCACGCCTTAGATTAATAGAACAAATACATGTTACATAACTATTCATCTAAGTTatctatgcattttttttttcatataaattaatatatgtatgtatgtatgtatgtatgtatgtatgcagtCCCCTTATTACAGTGATCACCTGTGAGGAGCATATATAGAATGAGTGCCTCCATTAATAGGAATCTCTTGTGAGGGGAATCAAAAGGGATCTCACTGAGCCACCATGCAATGCagttcaatgatccaaccgtccaCTACCAGAACCCCAACAATGAAAACCACACCTTTAACAGATGGATCAAGTGTTGTGTTGCCCAAACCATTAGcaacttacctttctttcccAATTTGTGACTACTTTGTTGAACAATTAAAGACACAGACATAT is from Pyrus communis chromosome 10, drPyrComm1.1, whole genome shotgun sequence and encodes:
- the LOC137747969 gene encoding mitochondrial pyruvate carrier 1-like, yielding MAEKNSVLPSGCSTMAVKTGLADMNKPPEMISGNMTAAMCIYSALFMRFAWMVQPRNYLLLACHVSNETVQLYQLSRWARGQG